The Oscillospiraceae bacterium genome has a segment encoding these proteins:
- a CDS encoding phage tail protein, with protein MNETKPERGLASKGIEVYPNYTGPTAKCLNYATQIGDLTKGEREELDATCYDDDVEHSITGIRKKADAFEVTFLYNAKDATSDYRVLAALEDAGVSVPIMVKLPDDTKFNNSGVPSLTIKGPGVNSLMEATVSYKLDGDWSREFPAA; from the coding sequence ATGAACGAAACAAAGCCGGAACGCGGCCTTGCGTCCAAAGGCATTGAGGTATATCCCAACTATACCGGCCCCACAGCCAAGTGCCTGAACTACGCCACCCAAATCGGCGATCTGACCAAGGGCGAACGGGAAGAACTGGACGCCACTTGCTATGACGATGATGTGGAACACAGCATTACCGGTATTCGCAAGAAAGCAGACGCCTTTGAGGTGACTTTTCTGTACAACGCAAAGGACGCCACATCGGATTATCGGGTGCTGGCAGCTTTGGAGGACGCCGGTGTGTCCGTACCCATTATGGTTAAGCTGCCGGACGACACCAAGTTTAACAACTCTGGTGTGCCCAGCCTGACGATTAAGGGACCGGGCGTAAACAGCCTGATGGAGGCTACTGTCTCGTACAAGCTGGACGGCGACTGGAGCAGAGAGTTTCCCGCCGCGTAA
- a CDS encoding tail fiber domain-containing protein translates to MYKTSTDFNQAIKNGERIYVKVKCGNFIFGYNDETDPTSPNEQNNIMELNIDRSISHDDYALAKSYACGCNCVLWAVPAGAVLRGQKTVVYFGCMVNGAVEWVPMGVFYPEKVTRSGECTTLEMYDHMYDLSMPYSAAISGQQTPLAILKDLARQGNFELAAGVESKVSGFGTVDVSLLCGTETDEDGKQQVTAYNVNDAIGYVAGFCGCAAVFDREGKLRVDTFAQVYDGTAEYAVTDDTVTEVSLAETDKTYLGISCNNGNKNILAPDSLSVNSEVLYFDNPLITTQAQAEKVFGAVSDMIYIDDGDQGETVFDLGIQYRPGSMTLLTANPALDSFDVITYRDDTGDHHIPLMGVEYDYDGSVTMDVVAHARSEQEGSSAGSILSRMISKAMQQVTAPLAQRIQDATDSITNAVGGYAALIDRDGDGVSDALYIGEYPAAEGKTKGRCLLLNKNGMAVSTTGLQGPFKDFAVYYNKKTNQYYLNATDISAGRLSGIEILADKGTIAGWNITDRELYADLGSYRAYIQKPTTKGSWVFSAQKKNSNGSYTGTWYVTMGGDMVCNGSVDVSGALSVEGKTKFDADVQFYKKIYDLAGYEIINAASGGNSLVIGYGQYEHGAKTYLEGGDICLRMQQNGNLCIQAGSKDSVETRFVLSKVSWTLSGSTAYRDTIESKGGFVLSANGGDNVLYLVGKSIWIDNATTIRGKLTVQDDIRLSFKSSSGTIPLVVNTSGVITTANSSKRYKENIKPVEDAVLDPNGLYDVQVCQYNYKPEYKDNELVSGTQIGVIAEDLDKHYPNAVIYDSEGRPESWQDRIMIPAMLKLIQDQKKQLDALQAEVDALKAKLQ, encoded by the coding sequence ATGTACAAGACAAGCACTGATTTTAACCAGGCCATCAAAAACGGGGAACGGATCTATGTGAAGGTTAAATGTGGCAATTTCATTTTTGGCTACAACGATGAGACGGATCCTACAAGCCCAAATGAGCAAAATAACATTATGGAGCTGAATATTGACCGCAGTATCAGCCATGACGATTACGCGCTGGCAAAGTCCTACGCTTGTGGGTGTAACTGCGTTCTGTGGGCTGTGCCCGCCGGTGCCGTGCTTCGCGGGCAGAAAACCGTGGTGTACTTTGGCTGTATGGTCAACGGTGCAGTGGAGTGGGTGCCAATGGGCGTGTTTTATCCGGAAAAGGTCACTCGGTCCGGCGAATGTACCACTTTGGAAATGTACGACCACATGTATGATCTTTCTATGCCGTATTCTGCCGCCATCAGCGGTCAGCAGACCCCTTTGGCAATCTTAAAAGACCTGGCACGCCAGGGTAACTTTGAGTTGGCTGCCGGCGTGGAGAGCAAGGTCTCCGGCTTTGGCACGGTAGATGTTTCTTTGCTCTGCGGTACGGAAACAGATGAGGATGGCAAGCAGCAGGTCACTGCCTATAATGTGAATGATGCCATCGGTTATGTGGCTGGGTTCTGCGGCTGTGCTGCCGTCTTTGATCGAGAAGGCAAGTTGCGAGTAGATACTTTCGCCCAGGTATATGATGGTACGGCAGAATACGCGGTGACAGATGACACGGTCACAGAGGTTTCACTGGCAGAGACGGACAAAACCTACCTGGGGATCAGTTGCAACAATGGGAATAAGAATATTCTTGCACCAGATAGTCTGTCGGTCAACAGCGAGGTGCTGTATTTCGACAACCCACTGATCACCACCCAGGCCCAAGCGGAAAAAGTATTTGGTGCTGTATCTGATATGATCTACATAGATGATGGCGACCAGGGTGAGACTGTATTTGACCTGGGCATACAGTACCGACCGGGAAGTATGACATTGCTCACGGCCAATCCGGCGTTGGATAGTTTCGATGTGATCACTTACCGGGACGATACCGGCGATCACCATATCCCCTTGATGGGTGTGGAGTATGATTATGATGGCTCCGTCACTATGGATGTGGTCGCCCATGCCCGTTCAGAACAGGAGGGCAGCTCTGCCGGAAGCATTCTATCCCGCATGATCTCTAAGGCTATGCAGCAGGTCACAGCGCCGTTGGCGCAGCGCATTCAGGACGCCACGGATTCTATCACGAACGCAGTTGGTGGTTACGCTGCTTTGATCGACCGGGACGGCGATGGTGTGTCAGACGCGCTTTATATCGGAGAGTACCCGGCAGCGGAGGGCAAGACAAAAGGACGCTGCCTGCTGCTGAATAAGAACGGCATGGCTGTTTCTACCACCGGATTGCAAGGCCCCTTTAAGGACTTTGCGGTGTACTACAACAAAAAAACCAACCAGTATTACCTGAATGCTACGGACATTTCAGCCGGTAGACTCTCCGGTATTGAGATCCTTGCGGATAAAGGCACGATCGCCGGGTGGAACATCACCGACCGAGAACTGTATGCGGATTTGGGTAGTTATCGTGCATACATTCAAAAGCCAACTACCAAAGGCTCTTGGGTGTTTTCTGCACAAAAAAAGAACAGCAACGGTTCATATACTGGTACATGGTATGTAACGATGGGCGGCGATATGGTATGCAATGGTTCGGTAGATGTAAGCGGGGCCCTATCGGTGGAAGGGAAAACCAAATTTGATGCCGATGTACAATTCTACAAAAAAATATATGATCTTGCCGGATATGAAATCATTAATGCTGCATCTGGTGGTAACAGCCTTGTAATTGGATACGGTCAGTATGAGCACGGAGCCAAAACATATTTAGAAGGCGGAGATATTTGCTTAAGAATGCAGCAGAATGGCAACTTGTGTATACAAGCGGGATCGAAAGATTCGGTTGAAACCAGATTTGTACTGTCTAAAGTGAGTTGGACGCTTAGCGGAAGCACTGCGTACCGTGATACGATTGAATCAAAAGGCGGGTTTGTGCTTAGTGCGAATGGTGGCGATAATGTTTTATACCTTGTCGGGAAGAGTATATGGATTGATAACGCCACGACAATCAGAGGCAAACTGACGGTACAAGACGATATTAGACTGAGTTTTAAATCTTCAAGCGGAACCATTCCACTGGTTGTAAACACAAGCGGCGTTATTACAACCGCAAACTCATCAAAACGATACAAAGAGAATATCAAACCGGTAGAAGACGCTGTGCTGGATCCAAACGGTCTTTACGATGTACAGGTGTGCCAGTACAATTACAAGCCAGAATACAAGGACAACGAATTGGTCAGCGGGACGCAGATCGGCGTTATTGCAGAGGATCTGGACAAGCATTACCCCAACGCAGTGATCTATGACAGTGAAGGGAGACCTGAAAGCTGGCAAGATCGTATCATGATACCGGCAATGCTTAAGTTGATCCAAGATCAAAAGAAGCAACTGGACGCTTTGCAAGCCGAAGTGGACGCGCTGAAAGCAAAATTGCAATAA
- a CDS encoding collagen-like protein, translating into MQTLNIKVTQQAVILQNKDPVTAENVNQIRCVVELDPAYADLVVRVCMNGQFATVVDGQCFAPPLQEGMCRLGVYGYAVDGKQLVQRISPEPCVFYVRPGSYDAAAMEADTPDPTELESYYAKVQALLKDIGKGVNGTTYTPSVSAAGEISWTNDGGKDNPEPVNIKGPKGDTGPQGAPGKDGERGPQGEPGKDGAAGPQGPQGEPGAEGPQGPQGEQGPQGEQGPKGDPGPAGADGKDYVLTDTDKANIAAKVEIPDSSVTTNKLADGAVTGDKIESLSVEGKHIKPRAITGMRLALKTVTENLLSDELQAKLTSWVGTLAQAANDAVTLHEWWNISEFCPYVLNVDYDTHGTITLHADDAKSGDHALTLRSGALVSFFEEDGVECATVTQSDFGLAILRRATDGSGTVTLPTAGDTGSVETWEPVFSKTFDADTTDKQNWILSKPCRKIKLRMVSVGTTTNSSAGDQTVYLNSYTSETYIPNAFRFDVAKDKGSFVVAEVELTADMVRVMQNKSDKSSGFNPADVMEKGCIWLSNKVNFNIFKDVEAHGAIKSLAFPTNGRTIGAGTQVEILGVAK; encoded by the coding sequence ATGCAGACATTAAATATTAAGGTCACCCAGCAGGCGGTGATCTTACAAAACAAAGATCCGGTGACAGCTGAGAATGTCAATCAGATTCGCTGTGTGGTAGAGCTGGACCCGGCATACGCCGATCTGGTCGTGCGGGTGTGCATGAACGGCCAGTTTGCCACTGTGGTGGATGGACAGTGTTTCGCCCCGCCGCTGCAAGAGGGAATGTGCCGCCTGGGCGTTTACGGCTATGCTGTGGATGGCAAGCAGTTGGTGCAGCGTATAAGCCCGGAGCCGTGCGTATTTTATGTGCGCCCGGGTTCTTATGACGCGGCGGCTATGGAGGCAGACACGCCTGATCCAACGGAGTTGGAGTCTTATTATGCCAAGGTGCAGGCACTGCTCAAGGATATTGGTAAGGGTGTGAATGGCACCACTTATACGCCCAGCGTGTCCGCAGCGGGCGAGATCAGCTGGACCAATGACGGCGGGAAGGACAACCCGGAACCGGTGAACATTAAAGGCCCAAAGGGTGACACGGGTCCCCAGGGCGCTCCTGGTAAAGATGGAGAGCGAGGACCGCAGGGCGAACCGGGAAAAGATGGTGCAGCGGGCCCACAGGGTCCCCAAGGGGAGCCGGGCGCAGAGGGCCCGCAAGGCCCACAAGGTGAGCAAGGCCCCCAGGGCGAACAAGGGCCAAAGGGCGATCCTGGACCGGCAGGCGCTGATGGCAAGGACTATGTGCTGACGGACACGGACAAGGCCAATATTGCCGCCAAGGTGGAGATCCCGGATAGCTCTGTGACTACGAACAAGCTGGCAGACGGTGCCGTTACCGGCGATAAGATCGAGTCCCTGTCTGTGGAGGGCAAGCATATTAAGCCGCGTGCAATAACCGGCATGCGGCTGGCTCTAAAAACGGTCACAGAGAACCTGTTAAGTGATGAGTTGCAAGCCAAACTTACCAGCTGGGTGGGCACTCTGGCGCAAGCGGCGAACGATGCGGTCACCTTACACGAATGGTGGAACATCTCTGAGTTCTGCCCCTATGTGCTGAATGTGGATTATGACACACATGGCACCATTACATTGCACGCTGACGATGCTAAGAGCGGCGATCATGCCTTGACCTTGCGCAGCGGGGCGCTGGTGTCTTTCTTTGAAGAGGATGGCGTGGAGTGTGCCACAGTCACACAATCTGATTTTGGCCTGGCCATCTTACGCAGAGCGACAGACGGCAGTGGGACGGTTACCCTGCCGACTGCGGGCGACACCGGCTCCGTTGAGACCTGGGAGCCTGTGTTTTCCAAGACATTTGACGCCGATACAACGGACAAGCAAAACTGGATTTTGTCTAAGCCGTGCAGAAAAATTAAGTTGCGCATGGTTAGCGTTGGAACTACTACCAATAGTAGTGCCGGAGACCAAACTGTATATTTGAATTCGTACACATCTGAGACTTACATACCCAATGCGTTTCGTTTCGATGTTGCAAAAGATAAGGGAAGCTTCGTTGTTGCAGAGGTTGAATTGACTGCTGACATGGTGCGTGTAATGCAAAACAAATCAGATAAGTCAAGTGGCTTCAACCCAGCTGATGTCATGGAAAAAGGCTGTATATGGCTTAGTAACAAGGTTAACTTCAACATATTCAAGGATGTGGAGGCTCACGGTGCGATTAAGTCGTTAGCTTTCCCAACCAATGGACGAACAATTGGTGCAGGCACGCAAGTTGAAATATTGGGGGTGGCAAAATGA
- a CDS encoding phage holin: MKVTAGTIARTVVLAVSLLNVLLNAFGKNPLPFSDDEVYTAVSTVVAVVASLAAWWKNNSFTKAALKADETLALERSENAESEAVSHE; this comes from the coding sequence ATGAAAGTAACCGCAGGAACAATCGCAAGAACCGTCGTGTTGGCGGTATCTCTGCTGAATGTACTCTTGAATGCCTTTGGCAAGAACCCTTTGCCGTTCAGTGACGATGAGGTGTACACCGCTGTGTCAACAGTGGTAGCCGTGGTGGCTTCCCTTGCCGCCTGGTGGAAGAACAACAGCTTCACCAAGGCTGCACTAAAGGCGGACGAAACCCTTGCGCTGGAGCGGTCAGAGAACGCAGAAAGCGAGGCGGTCAGTCATGAGTAA